In Deltaproteobacteria bacterium, a single genomic region encodes these proteins:
- a CDS encoding L,D-transpeptidase family protein: MRRPLAALLFVACDAPPDATREASAVEYEASERVQQVEADPHDLGTSPTVAAVRPLDEAPAPGPTASTPPAPREPIATRIARQMLILRDAPDHDAPIRGRIPISEAFEIFAWVEGPECGGKGWADVGEQAYVCTEPTRRATDATPRMLPELRDGDLAPFFYAKVKQGQVAHRWSNLRAWQEGEPHIDLLEPEHDYAFVSRRRSKGELVLIDDRDRVVLEREVTRYRPSRFQGRDLVAEPVPDGVMLAWTVTWPETPAQQRPEELAPLHTSLDYQAETLLTPTPDPEWFAIEGGGFVHDKHVGRLMLLAAPADIADDELWIDVELEEQVLTVLRGETPLFATLVSTGFKGPTPKGLFRIWMKQAIGQMQSRPDADESYNVEAVPFVQYFSGNFALHGAFWHYRFGHRISHGCVNLSPRDARHVYEMTAPHARAGWLHAFEGETHRGTTVRIRKGTAPVEDKREAVRRFDG, from the coding sequence ACCAGCCCCACGGTCGCGGCCGTGCGACCGCTCGACGAGGCGCCCGCGCCCGGCCCGACCGCGAGCACTCCACCCGCGCCGCGCGAGCCGATCGCGACCCGCATCGCGCGTCAGATGCTGATCCTGCGCGACGCGCCCGATCACGACGCACCGATCCGCGGACGCATCCCGATCAGCGAGGCCTTCGAGATCTTCGCGTGGGTCGAGGGCCCCGAGTGCGGCGGCAAGGGCTGGGCCGACGTCGGCGAGCAGGCCTACGTGTGCACCGAGCCGACGCGCCGTGCCACCGACGCGACGCCGCGGATGTTGCCGGAGCTGCGTGACGGTGACCTCGCGCCGTTCTTCTACGCCAAGGTGAAGCAGGGCCAGGTCGCGCACCGCTGGTCGAACCTACGCGCGTGGCAGGAGGGTGAGCCGCACATCGATCTCCTCGAGCCCGAGCACGACTATGCCTTCGTGTCGCGCCGCCGCAGCAAGGGCGAGCTGGTGCTGATCGACGACCGCGATCGCGTGGTGCTCGAGCGCGAGGTCACCCGCTACCGCCCGAGCCGCTTCCAGGGTCGCGACCTCGTCGCCGAGCCCGTGCCCGACGGCGTCATGTTGGCGTGGACGGTGACATGGCCCGAGACCCCGGCGCAGCAGCGGCCCGAGGAGCTGGCGCCGCTGCACACCTCGCTCGACTACCAGGCCGAGACCCTGCTGACCCCGACGCCCGACCCCGAGTGGTTCGCGATCGAGGGCGGCGGCTTCGTCCACGACAAGCACGTCGGCCGCTTGATGCTGCTCGCCGCCCCGGCCGACATCGCCGATGACGAGCTGTGGATCGACGTCGAGCTCGAGGAGCAGGTGCTGACGGTGCTGCGCGGCGAGACGCCGCTGTTCGCGACCCTGGTGTCGACCGGCTTCAAGGGCCCGACCCCCAAGGGCCTGTTCCGCATCTGGATGAAGCAGGCGATCGGACAGATGCAATCGCGCCCCGACGCCGACGAGAGCTACAACGTCGAGGCGGTGCCCTTCGTGCAGTACTTCTCGGGCAACTTCGCCCTGCACGGCGCGTTCTGGCACTACCGCTTCGGGCATCGCATCAGCCACGGCTGCGTGAACCTCTCGCCCCGCGACGCGCGGCACGTCTACGAGATGACCGCCCCCCATGCGCGCGCCGGCTGGCTGCACGCGTTCGAGGGCGAGACCCACCGCGGTACCACGGTGCGCATCCGCAAGGGCACCGCGCCGGTCGAGGACAAGCGCGAGGCCGTGCGCCGCTTCGACGGCTGA